One Pocillopora verrucosa isolate sample1 chromosome 10, ASM3666991v2, whole genome shotgun sequence genomic window carries:
- the LOC136283806 gene encoding uncharacterized protein isoform X2, translated as MHSIPLYSFLLLLAWCPSACGHLQATCSSGMTVSNIQSGVIEITGTLSTKSYLQLSCVLKVDKPGSFLRMKTKRNDKKKGFLHVSLYQQGESSPLGYMDVSEPTPVWNTISIFPTGLTNDETTGKKLLSVVGKGSGLSFTVQVAEGASEIALDVPLKVHVQGAKVSVFQFIPPQGISDRQLDITATSQSEVAAYLKVSQNYKDVDVQKDLERIDYRKESLRLSFATKGRITLSRVSIPPLTNSVSKWFIGIGLKNLSGDVKISESKNVILRLTRSFDYNYAKPICVLFFVSFLVGILVSVIAYFLFEESLTKVKVGEDEQGNNIELKISCCNLWEVIIDHWFSFGPKTYSYITGIVGNVLMVGAFQFVFANWYTMIQEGDRDNCYYNDFCYRVASHDIPFNLMISNLTYIVHGLILVVWVLILEAKVNLRCKSRATNLQGSRLPEHILSCPETNIHHLEGGIPEPKNPMEREERKKKENIFFAKVMKKRYCFSIGYAFSWGLVFEGLFSTLYHFCPSRFTFQFDSAFMFIIAGLTVLLLYNGIEQNRCPSSGNVKHPVGASNFFLFFIVPLFVFNYFGALYNSDSGLNKVMQGFFFGFLIIWWLMMLYWAFIKLDIRQKICGDDCQKNFDVFLFFLGGLIVPCGFFMVYLFSDLAQVFLFACIACSIVAILAKAKLCKCKCKCETLCSLQGLFMGFTFIILVAAFAVFKLLPTTNKTSSPENSRDQNKECVIFGFFDWHDLWHFLSSFALFMGAFVIMFISSKAEESPQAASGESKESPQAASGESEEMEEMPKSPGKDQQQAMHDKVEGHSQNQVEAGAN; from the exons ATGCATTCAATCCCTTTATATTCATTCCTACTCCTACTCGCTTGGTGCCCCTCGGCCTGTGGACATCTTCAAGCGACATGTTCGTCCGGCATGACTGTTTCAAATATCCAGAGTGGGGTAATAGAGATCACTGGCACACTATCCACCAAAAGCTATCTGCAGCTATCTTGCGTTTTGAAGGTGGACAAACCCGGGAGCTTTTTACGcatgaaaactaaaaggaatGACAAGAAGAAAG GTTTCTTGCATGTTTCCTTGTATCAGCAAGGTGAGTCGTCTCCACTTGGTTATATGGATGTTTCGGAGCCTACACCAGTTTGGAACACTATAAGCATTTTTCCAACTGGTTTGACCAATGATGAAACCACAGGGAAGAAGTTATTATCAGTGGTGGGAAAAGGCAGTGGGCTTTCTTTCACAGTGCAAGTAGCCGAAGGTGCATCAGAAATTGCGCTTGATGTACCACTCAAAGTCCATGTCCAGGGAGCTAAAGTGAGTGTGTTCCAGTTCATTCCACCTCAAGGTATCTCTGATAGACAACTGGACATCACTGCCACATCTCAATCAGAAGTTGCTGCCTATTTGAAGGTATCGCAGAACTATAAAGATGTAGATGTCCAGAAAGACCTTGAGAGGATAGATTATAGGAAGGAATCTCTTCGACTTTCCTTTGCAACAAAAGGACGGATAACTTTATCCAGAGTTTCTATTCCCCCTTTAACCAATTCTGTATCCAAATGGTTCATTGGAATTGGTCTGAAGAACTTATCAGGTGACGTCAAAATTAGTGAGTCAAAAAATGTCATATTAAGGCTGACAAGGTCGTTCGATTATAATTATGCCAAGCCTATTTGTGTCCtattttttgtatcatttcTGGTTGGTATATTAGTGTCTGTCATTGCATATTTTCTCTTCGAAGAGTCTCTTACCAAGGTCAAGGTTGGTGAAGATGAACAGGGCAATAATATTGAGTTAAAAATTTCATGTTGCAACCTGTGGGAGGTAATCATAGATCACTGGTTTTCCTTTGGTCCAAAGACCTATTCCTACATCACAGGTATCGTGGGTAATGTGCTTATGGTTGGTGCTTTTCAGTTTGTGTTTGCAAACTGGTATACAATGATTCAGGAAGGGGACAGAGATAATTGTTACTACAATGACTTTTGTTATAGAGTTGCAAGTCATGATATTCCATTTAACTTGATGATAAGTAACTTGACATACATAGTCCATGGCCTAATCTTAGTGGTGTGGGTACTGATACTGGAAGCCAAGGTGAATCTTCGTTGCAAAAGCAGAGCCACCAATCTTCAGGGATCCAGGCTACCAGAACATATTCTGTCATGTCCTGAAACTAACATTCATCATTTGGAGGGAGGTATTCCAGAACCCAAAAACCCCATGGaaagggaagaaaggaaaaaaaaggagaacatATTTTTTGCCAAAGTAATGAAAAAGAGGTACTGTTTTTCTATTGGGTATGCGTTTTCCTGGGGACTAGTTTTCGAGGGATTATTTTCTACTCTTTACCACTTCTGTCCAAGCAGGTTCACATTTCAGTTCGATTCGGCCTTCATGTTTATCATAGCTGGTTTAACTGTGCTGTTGTTGTATAATGGCATTGAGCAGAATCGTTGTCCCTCTTCTGGAAATGTGAAACACCCAGTTGGCGCTTCtaacttcttccttttttttattgtgcctctttttgtttttaactacTTTGGTGCACTATATAACTCCGATTCTGGGCTCAACAAAGTAATGCAGGGGTTTTTCTTTGGATTCCTGATTATTTGGTGGCTTATGATGCTTTATTGGGCTTTTATTAAATTAGATATCCGCCAAAAGATTTGTGGTGATGActgtcaaaaaaattttgatgtgtttttattctttttgggTGGCCTGATAGTGCCCTGTGGGTTTTTTATGGTTTACTTGTTTAGCGATCTGGCTCAAGTGTTTCTGTTTGCTTGCATTGCCTGTAGCATTGTCGCAATCCTAGCTAAAGCTAAGCTTTGCAAATGTAAATGCAAGTGTGAAACATTATGCTCTCTTCAAGGGCTTTTCATGGGGTTCACCTTTATCATTTTGGTGGCAGCTTTTGCCGTTTTTAAATTGCTACCCACCACAAACAAAACATCGTCGCCAGAAAACTCTCGTGACCAAAACAAAGAATGTGTCATTTTTGGATTTTTCGACTGGCATGACCTGTGgcattttttgtcttcctttgCTCTCTTTATGGGTGCATTTGTTATCATGTTTATAAGTTCTAAAGCTGAGGAAAGCCCACAGGCTGCATCAGGAGAGAGTAAGGAAAGCCCACAG GCTGCATCAGGAGAGAGTGAGGAAATGGAAGAAATGCCCAAGTCACCTGGAAAGGATCAGCAGCAAGCAATGCATGATAAAGTTGAAGGGCATTCTCAAAATCAAGTGGAAGCAGGGGCAAATTAA
- the LOC136283806 gene encoding uncharacterized protein isoform X3 codes for MTRRKQGESSPLGYMDVSEPTPVWNTISIFPTGLTNDETTGKKLLSVVGKGSGLSFTVQVAEGASEIALDVPLKVHVQGAKVSVFQFIPPQGISDRQLDITATSQSEVAAYLKVSQNYKDVDVQKDLERIDYRKESLRLSFATKGRITLSRVSIPPLTNSVSKWFIGIGLKNLSGDVKISESKNVILRLTRSFDYNYAKPICVLFFVSFLVGILVSVIAYFLFEESLTKVKVGEDEQGNNIELKISCCNLWEVIIDHWFSFGPKTYSYITGIVGNVLMVGAFQFVFANWYTMIQEGDRDNCYYNDFCYRVASHDIPFNLMISNLTYIVHGLILVVWVLILEAKVNLRCKSRATNLQGSRLPEHILSCPETNIHHLEGGIPEPKNPMEREERKKKENIFFAKVMKKRYCFSIGYAFSWGLVFEGLFSTLYHFCPSRFTFQFDSAFMFIIAGLTVLLLYNGIEQNRCPSSGNVKHPVGASNFFLFFIVPLFVFNYFGALYNSDSGLNKVMQGFFFGFLIIWWLMMLYWAFIKLDIRQKICGDDCQKNFDVFLFFLGGLIVPCGFFMVYLFSDLAQVFLFACIACSIVAILAKAKLCKCKCKCETLCSLQGLFMGFTFIILVAAFAVFKLLPTTNKTSSPENSRDQNKECVIFGFFDWHDLWHFLSSFALFMGAFVIMFISSKAEESPQAASGESKESPQAASGESEESPQAASGESEEMEEMPKSPGKDQQQAMHDKVEGHSQNQVEAGAN; via the exons atGACAAGAAGAAAG CAAGGTGAGTCGTCTCCACTTGGTTATATGGATGTTTCGGAGCCTACACCAGTTTGGAACACTATAAGCATTTTTCCAACTGGTTTGACCAATGATGAAACCACAGGGAAGAAGTTATTATCAGTGGTGGGAAAAGGCAGTGGGCTTTCTTTCACAGTGCAAGTAGCCGAAGGTGCATCAGAAATTGCGCTTGATGTACCACTCAAAGTCCATGTCCAGGGAGCTAAAGTGAGTGTGTTCCAGTTCATTCCACCTCAAGGTATCTCTGATAGACAACTGGACATCACTGCCACATCTCAATCAGAAGTTGCTGCCTATTTGAAGGTATCGCAGAACTATAAAGATGTAGATGTCCAGAAAGACCTTGAGAGGATAGATTATAGGAAGGAATCTCTTCGACTTTCCTTTGCAACAAAAGGACGGATAACTTTATCCAGAGTTTCTATTCCCCCTTTAACCAATTCTGTATCCAAATGGTTCATTGGAATTGGTCTGAAGAACTTATCAGGTGACGTCAAAATTAGTGAGTCAAAAAATGTCATATTAAGGCTGACAAGGTCGTTCGATTATAATTATGCCAAGCCTATTTGTGTCCtattttttgtatcatttcTGGTTGGTATATTAGTGTCTGTCATTGCATATTTTCTCTTCGAAGAGTCTCTTACCAAGGTCAAGGTTGGTGAAGATGAACAGGGCAATAATATTGAGTTAAAAATTTCATGTTGCAACCTGTGGGAGGTAATCATAGATCACTGGTTTTCCTTTGGTCCAAAGACCTATTCCTACATCACAGGTATCGTGGGTAATGTGCTTATGGTTGGTGCTTTTCAGTTTGTGTTTGCAAACTGGTATACAATGATTCAGGAAGGGGACAGAGATAATTGTTACTACAATGACTTTTGTTATAGAGTTGCAAGTCATGATATTCCATTTAACTTGATGATAAGTAACTTGACATACATAGTCCATGGCCTAATCTTAGTGGTGTGGGTACTGATACTGGAAGCCAAGGTGAATCTTCGTTGCAAAAGCAGAGCCACCAATCTTCAGGGATCCAGGCTACCAGAACATATTCTGTCATGTCCTGAAACTAACATTCATCATTTGGAGGGAGGTATTCCAGAACCCAAAAACCCCATGGaaagggaagaaaggaaaaaaaaggagaacatATTTTTTGCCAAAGTAATGAAAAAGAGGTACTGTTTTTCTATTGGGTATGCGTTTTCCTGGGGACTAGTTTTCGAGGGATTATTTTCTACTCTTTACCACTTCTGTCCAAGCAGGTTCACATTTCAGTTCGATTCGGCCTTCATGTTTATCATAGCTGGTTTAACTGTGCTGTTGTTGTATAATGGCATTGAGCAGAATCGTTGTCCCTCTTCTGGAAATGTGAAACACCCAGTTGGCGCTTCtaacttcttccttttttttattgtgcctctttttgtttttaactacTTTGGTGCACTATATAACTCCGATTCTGGGCTCAACAAAGTAATGCAGGGGTTTTTCTTTGGATTCCTGATTATTTGGTGGCTTATGATGCTTTATTGGGCTTTTATTAAATTAGATATCCGCCAAAAGATTTGTGGTGATGActgtcaaaaaaattttgatgtgtttttattctttttgggTGGCCTGATAGTGCCCTGTGGGTTTTTTATGGTTTACTTGTTTAGCGATCTGGCTCAAGTGTTTCTGTTTGCTTGCATTGCCTGTAGCATTGTCGCAATCCTAGCTAAAGCTAAGCTTTGCAAATGTAAATGCAAGTGTGAAACATTATGCTCTCTTCAAGGGCTTTTCATGGGGTTCACCTTTATCATTTTGGTGGCAGCTTTTGCCGTTTTTAAATTGCTACCCACCACAAACAAAACATCGTCGCCAGAAAACTCTCGTGACCAAAACAAAGAATGTGTCATTTTTGGATTTTTCGACTGGCATGACCTGTGgcattttttgtcttcctttgCTCTCTTTATGGGTGCATTTGTTATCATGTTTATAAGTTCTAAAGCTGAGGAAAGCCCACAGGCTGCATCAGGAGAGAGTAAGGAAAGCCCACAGGCTGCATCAGGAGAGAGTGAGGAAAGCCCACAGGCTGCATCAGGAGAGAGTGAGGAAATGGAAGAAATGCCCAAGTCACCTGGAAAGGATCAGCAGCAAGCAATGCATGATAAAGTTGAAGGGCATTCTCAAAATCAAGTGGAAGCAGGGGCAAATTAA
- the LOC136283806 gene encoding uncharacterized protein isoform X1 → MHSIPLYSFLLLLAWCPSACGHLQATCSSGMTVSNIQSGVIEITGTLSTKSYLQLSCVLKVDKPGSFLRMKTKRNDKKKGFLHVSLYQQGESSPLGYMDVSEPTPVWNTISIFPTGLTNDETTGKKLLSVVGKGSGLSFTVQVAEGASEIALDVPLKVHVQGAKVSVFQFIPPQGISDRQLDITATSQSEVAAYLKVSQNYKDVDVQKDLERIDYRKESLRLSFATKGRITLSRVSIPPLTNSVSKWFIGIGLKNLSGDVKISESKNVILRLTRSFDYNYAKPICVLFFVSFLVGILVSVIAYFLFEESLTKVKVGEDEQGNNIELKISCCNLWEVIIDHWFSFGPKTYSYITGIVGNVLMVGAFQFVFANWYTMIQEGDRDNCYYNDFCYRVASHDIPFNLMISNLTYIVHGLILVVWVLILEAKVNLRCKSRATNLQGSRLPEHILSCPETNIHHLEGGIPEPKNPMEREERKKKENIFFAKVMKKRYCFSIGYAFSWGLVFEGLFSTLYHFCPSRFTFQFDSAFMFIIAGLTVLLLYNGIEQNRCPSSGNVKHPVGASNFFLFFIVPLFVFNYFGALYNSDSGLNKVMQGFFFGFLIIWWLMMLYWAFIKLDIRQKICGDDCQKNFDVFLFFLGGLIVPCGFFMVYLFSDLAQVFLFACIACSIVAILAKAKLCKCKCKCETLCSLQGLFMGFTFIILVAAFAVFKLLPTTNKTSSPENSRDQNKECVIFGFFDWHDLWHFLSSFALFMGAFVIMFISSKAEESPQAASGESKESPQAASGESEESPQAASGESEEMEEMPKSPGKDQQQAMHDKVEGHSQNQVEAGAN, encoded by the exons ATGCATTCAATCCCTTTATATTCATTCCTACTCCTACTCGCTTGGTGCCCCTCGGCCTGTGGACATCTTCAAGCGACATGTTCGTCCGGCATGACTGTTTCAAATATCCAGAGTGGGGTAATAGAGATCACTGGCACACTATCCACCAAAAGCTATCTGCAGCTATCTTGCGTTTTGAAGGTGGACAAACCCGGGAGCTTTTTACGcatgaaaactaaaaggaatGACAAGAAGAAAG GTTTCTTGCATGTTTCCTTGTATCAGCAAGGTGAGTCGTCTCCACTTGGTTATATGGATGTTTCGGAGCCTACACCAGTTTGGAACACTATAAGCATTTTTCCAACTGGTTTGACCAATGATGAAACCACAGGGAAGAAGTTATTATCAGTGGTGGGAAAAGGCAGTGGGCTTTCTTTCACAGTGCAAGTAGCCGAAGGTGCATCAGAAATTGCGCTTGATGTACCACTCAAAGTCCATGTCCAGGGAGCTAAAGTGAGTGTGTTCCAGTTCATTCCACCTCAAGGTATCTCTGATAGACAACTGGACATCACTGCCACATCTCAATCAGAAGTTGCTGCCTATTTGAAGGTATCGCAGAACTATAAAGATGTAGATGTCCAGAAAGACCTTGAGAGGATAGATTATAGGAAGGAATCTCTTCGACTTTCCTTTGCAACAAAAGGACGGATAACTTTATCCAGAGTTTCTATTCCCCCTTTAACCAATTCTGTATCCAAATGGTTCATTGGAATTGGTCTGAAGAACTTATCAGGTGACGTCAAAATTAGTGAGTCAAAAAATGTCATATTAAGGCTGACAAGGTCGTTCGATTATAATTATGCCAAGCCTATTTGTGTCCtattttttgtatcatttcTGGTTGGTATATTAGTGTCTGTCATTGCATATTTTCTCTTCGAAGAGTCTCTTACCAAGGTCAAGGTTGGTGAAGATGAACAGGGCAATAATATTGAGTTAAAAATTTCATGTTGCAACCTGTGGGAGGTAATCATAGATCACTGGTTTTCCTTTGGTCCAAAGACCTATTCCTACATCACAGGTATCGTGGGTAATGTGCTTATGGTTGGTGCTTTTCAGTTTGTGTTTGCAAACTGGTATACAATGATTCAGGAAGGGGACAGAGATAATTGTTACTACAATGACTTTTGTTATAGAGTTGCAAGTCATGATATTCCATTTAACTTGATGATAAGTAACTTGACATACATAGTCCATGGCCTAATCTTAGTGGTGTGGGTACTGATACTGGAAGCCAAGGTGAATCTTCGTTGCAAAAGCAGAGCCACCAATCTTCAGGGATCCAGGCTACCAGAACATATTCTGTCATGTCCTGAAACTAACATTCATCATTTGGAGGGAGGTATTCCAGAACCCAAAAACCCCATGGaaagggaagaaaggaaaaaaaaggagaacatATTTTTTGCCAAAGTAATGAAAAAGAGGTACTGTTTTTCTATTGGGTATGCGTTTTCCTGGGGACTAGTTTTCGAGGGATTATTTTCTACTCTTTACCACTTCTGTCCAAGCAGGTTCACATTTCAGTTCGATTCGGCCTTCATGTTTATCATAGCTGGTTTAACTGTGCTGTTGTTGTATAATGGCATTGAGCAGAATCGTTGTCCCTCTTCTGGAAATGTGAAACACCCAGTTGGCGCTTCtaacttcttccttttttttattgtgcctctttttgtttttaactacTTTGGTGCACTATATAACTCCGATTCTGGGCTCAACAAAGTAATGCAGGGGTTTTTCTTTGGATTCCTGATTATTTGGTGGCTTATGATGCTTTATTGGGCTTTTATTAAATTAGATATCCGCCAAAAGATTTGTGGTGATGActgtcaaaaaaattttgatgtgtttttattctttttgggTGGCCTGATAGTGCCCTGTGGGTTTTTTATGGTTTACTTGTTTAGCGATCTGGCTCAAGTGTTTCTGTTTGCTTGCATTGCCTGTAGCATTGTCGCAATCCTAGCTAAAGCTAAGCTTTGCAAATGTAAATGCAAGTGTGAAACATTATGCTCTCTTCAAGGGCTTTTCATGGGGTTCACCTTTATCATTTTGGTGGCAGCTTTTGCCGTTTTTAAATTGCTACCCACCACAAACAAAACATCGTCGCCAGAAAACTCTCGTGACCAAAACAAAGAATGTGTCATTTTTGGATTTTTCGACTGGCATGACCTGTGgcattttttgtcttcctttgCTCTCTTTATGGGTGCATTTGTTATCATGTTTATAAGTTCTAAAGCTGAGGAAAGCCCACAGGCTGCATCAGGAGAGAGTAAGGAAAGCCCACAGGCTGCATCAGGAGAGAGTGAGGAAAGCCCACAGGCTGCATCAGGAGAGAGTGAGGAAATGGAAGAAATGCCCAAGTCACCTGGAAAGGATCAGCAGCAAGCAATGCATGATAAAGTTGAAGGGCATTCTCAAAATCAAGTGGAAGCAGGGGCAAATTAA